A portion of the Plodia interpunctella isolate USDA-ARS_2022_Savannah chromosome 4, ilPloInte3.2, whole genome shotgun sequence genome contains these proteins:
- the Rab3-GEF gene encoding MAP kinase-activating death domain protein isoform X9: MDIQKQQLCPRLVDYLTIVGAKPYTSGKGLAPVQAPELLRRYPLTNHDDFPLPLDMVYFCQPEGCVSVGPRRAPGHPASRDCSSFVFTLTDKDSGKTRYGICVNFYRGVERAPAAGGRERVLRRESWRKSMEKSSDSAFSSDYRSSNVAPSDSERDCSATLAPRVAAADSESGGSHSPSPRAARKRQRIRNHSLTSLCLLSHHPFFSTFRECLFILKKLIDACNESSSPRRVGASRQIFRDTVWSVLTGQAYDNTPTIVLHDVKEIETWILRLLSAPVPVPGKTRIELEVLSPTAHAPLLFALPDHTRFALVDFPLHLPLELLGVDTCLKVLTLILLENKVVVQSRDYNALSMSVMALVAMLYPLEYMFPAIPLLPCCMSCAEQLLLAPTPFLIGIPATFLTYKKNFRLPDDIWLVDLDATKLISPTGSDQDLPPLPEPEGSVLKNHLKQAMHLMGYAGAGALNSLTNTTAEQASALLMPSRRDSVGGATLKVQPASLRPTASGAQSAPHSSPESRRVSLSASAGHTPQRLSLASPQAQPFNALIYGNDVDSVDVATRVAMVRFFNSQNILANFMEHTRTLRLYPRPVVAFQINSFLRSRPRTTSFLNKFARTQAVEFLAEWSLTPCNVAFLRVQTGVFDPRQIGDKPKWFADSLQPIRFPVWDDGSSLNGALRQLQRQENQPTDESGSDSEGAESTSSSYSSLSDFVSEMVSSDLSPGGNPHQQHVIGETYSAVVQVPMTLSSSLDPKTVYSPPSSLMFGGSEGPARRSPSPSPTPSASSSDRSELSDDEPPALARPHDRAPPVKKSDTDSGSFGRESDSNSTTTPKTIVSRKQQDSSTSDSERALTPSHRTTHAKSTSSGVSRQASQTSLLEQFAAQAKELVRETTRQSSQEGLLAHMDKKGKVTDGEEKKMFAPFGQLTLHAKKAAEEASKSMQEASKSALEASKTATAVSKNTFEDLTYVSKSTFGDLTKSAKEVAAKKGLLIKGDSQDSTGSGNRRDSTALQTTNLLATTHRDFFSNISSDLNGLAASTSSMFSDFFGSKGKQTKPSESVSGSSATFGPFSQGARGLVQRSPLIRHAPPAAPPEPPHARPSANSENQAFLNDLVQHVLEGEGVGWLKLNRLKKLMEDESYRNMVLSKLNRNFNRKSTPNDKVDDVFVSKPIWKGMLKVLQAVVHGLEHTYSNFGLGGMASVFQLAEMAHTHYWSKELAALEPCVLPGSALADYRHNLDTPSSTSSSRKSSQADVPIVNYPDMDSADVQSTAEMFKDMLNQKRNLLFSKLTSFDSDAAPSSDCSADESGSITTNRANLLDHRASFKSNLSDTDVMFLNVGRAGGAGKPRAASVFSSKSSLSGYRPPVGVPVTSPLTSPDTARTYLYQGLIGKERSNLWDQMQFWEDAFLDAVSQERDMIGMDQGANEMMERYKCLSETERKRLEHEEDRLLSTALYNLTAAMVLFGVEADITRNKVRRLLAKSHIGLVYSQEVNHLLDVVHTLHGNDIELKPLGSRLLRRATFTVHEADAAGELRFMEVRDDGLILRSTQGTIVERWWYERLVNMTYSPKIRVLCLWRKNGGQTQLHKYYTKKCKALYYCIKEAMEKSGRRQDAAELGGEFPVQDCASGEGGLIQVCMEGVGLLFHHSKDFEFFVRLDHIRKCFTQNSGIFVLEEFNPKTRQIIQRKYKSIMAEKVVLDLHRFFSIWLSRYFVESNGIEQYAPYVS, translated from the exons TGACTATAGGAGCAGCAACGTGGCGCCGAGCGACTCGGAGCGCGACTGCAGCGCGACGCTGGCGCCGCGCGTCGCGGCCGCAGACTCCGAGAGCGGCGGCTCGCACTCGCCCAGCCCGCGCGCTGCCAGGAAGCGACAG CGAATACGGAACCACTCCCTAACATCGTTGTGCCTCCTGTCCCATCACCCATTCTTCTCCACATTCCGAGAGTGCCTATTTATCCTAAAGAAGTTAATAGATGCGTGCAACGAGTCTTCCAGTCCACGGCGTGTTGGGGCGTCCAGACAAATATTTAG GGATACAGTATGGTCGGTATTGACCGGACAGGCGTATGACAACACACCTACAATAGTTCTCCACGACGTGAAAGAGATAGAAACCTGGATCCTGCGGCTTTTATCTGCGCCAGTACCGGTGCCAGGCAAGACAAGGATAGAACTAGAAGTGCTATCGCCAACTGCGCACGCGCCGCTTTTGTTCGCGCTGCCCGATCATACGCGATTTGCGCTAGTTGATTTCCCTCTACATTTGCCTTTGGAACTTTTGG GCGTGGACACGTGCTTGAAAGTGCTAACTCTGATCCTGCTGGAAAACAAAGTGGTCGTCCAATCCAGAGACTACAACGCATTGTCTATGTCTGTCATGGCGCTGGTCGCCATGTTGTATCCCTTGGAGTACATGTTCCCGGCGATCCCACTGCTGCCATGTTGTATGAGCTGCGCCGAACAGCTGTTACTGGCACCCACACCCTTCCTCATTGGAATACCAGCAACGTTCCTAACCTATAAGAAGAATTTTAg ATTACCTGATGACATATGGCTTGTGGATTTGGATGCAACGAAACTTATTTCTCCAACTGGAAGCGATCAAGACCTGCCACCGTTGCCCGAACCAGAAGGTTCAGTGCTTAAAAACCACCTGAAACAG GCCATGCATCTCATGGGATACGCCGGAGCtggt GCTCTGAACAGTTTGACGAACACGACCGCGGAGCAAGCCTCTGCGCTTCTGATGCCGTCCAGAAGAGATAGCGTTGGAGGTGCAACGTTGAA GGTGCAGCCCGCGTCGCTCCGGCCAACGGCGTCGGGCGCGCAGTCGGCGCCGCACAGCAGCCCCGAGAGCCGCCGCGTGTCGCTGAGCGCCAGCGCCGGCCACACGCCGCAGCGGCTGTCGCTGGCCTCGCCGCAAGCGCAGCCCTTCAACGCGCTCATATATGGCAACGATGTCGACTCTGTCGACGTCGCAACGAGGGTCGCCATG GTGCGCTTCTTCAACTCTCAAAACATCTTAGCCAACTTTATGGAGCACACGCGGACTCTGCGACTGTACCCGAGACCGGTCGTGGCGTTCCAAATCAACAGTTTTCTGCGTTCGCGTCCTAGAACCACGTCCTTCCTTAATAAGTTCGCGAGAACTCAG GCTGTAGAGTTCTTAGCGGAATGGTCGCTGACGCCCTGCAACGTGGCGTTCCTCAGGGTACAAACTGGGGTGTTTGACCCTCGGCAAATTGGGGACAAACCGAAATGGTTCGCCGACTCCTTGCAGCCCATCCGCTTCCCCGTGTGGGACGACGGCAGCTCACTCAACGGCGCGCTGAGACAACTACAGAGGCAGGAGAACCAACCTACCG ATGAGAGCGGGTCAGACTCCGAAGGGGCAGAGAGCACAAGCTCGTCGTACTCATCCCTCAGTGACTTTGTATCCGAAATGGTTTCGTCCGATTTATCACCCg GTGGCAACCCACATCAGCAACACGTGATTGGTGAAACGTACAGCGCAGTGGTGCAGGTTCCGATGACTTTGTCTTCTTCTTTGGATCCAAAAACG GTGTATTCGCCGCCGTCGTCCCTCATGTTCGGAGGGTCGGAGGGTCCGGCGCGGCGGTCGCCCTCCCCCTCCCCGACGCCCTCCGCGTCCAGCTCCGACCGCAGCGAGCTGTCGGACGACGAGCCGCCAGCCTTGGCTCGTCCGCACGACCGTGCGCCCCCCGTCAAGAAAAGC GACACGGACAGCGGGAGTTTCGGGCGCGAGTCTGACTCAAACTCGACGACGACGCCGAAAACGATCGTCAGCCGCAAGCAGCAGGACAGCAGCACCAGTGACTCCGAGCGGGCCCTCACGCCCTCGCACCGGACCACGCACGCCAAG AGCACAAGCAGCGGCGTGTCCCGGCAAGCGTCGCAGACGTCGCTGCTGGAGCAGTTCGCGGCGCAGGCCAAGGAGCTCGTGCGGGAGACCACGCGCCAGAGTAGCCAGGAGGGCTTGCTGGCTCACATGGACAAG AAAGGAAAAGTGACTGATGGCGAAGAGAAGAAAATGTTTGCTCCTTTCGGTCAG TTAACGCTGCATGCCAAAAAAGCGGCAGAAGAAGCATCTAAAAGTATGCAAGAGGCATCGAAATCAGCGTTAGAAGCTAGCAAAACAGCGACCGCAGTCAGTAAGAACACCTTTGAAGACCTCACCTACGTCAGCAAGTCTACCTTCGGAGATCTCACTAAAAGCGCTAAAGAAGTTGCTGCGAAAAAAGGACTTCTAATCAAG GGTGACAGTCAAGACTCGACGGGTAGCGGCAATCGACGCGACTCGACGGCACTCCAAACTACTAATCTACTTGCGACCACGCACCGGGATTTCTTCTCCAACATTAGTTCCGATCTGAATGGGCTCGCAGCCTCCACTTCTAGCATGTTCAGTGACTTTTTCGGTTCTAAGG GCAAGCAGACGAAGCCCTCGGAGTCTGTGTCCGGGTCGTCGGCGACGTTTGGTCCGTTCTCGCAGGGCGCGCGCGGGCTGGTGCAGCGCTCGCCGCTCATCCGCCAcgcgccgcccgccgcccCGCCCGAGCCGCCGCACGCCAGGCCCTCCGCCAACTCCGAGAACCAGGCCTTCCTCAACGAT CTGGTACAGCATGTCCTGGAGGGCGAAGGCGTAGGTTGGCTGAAGCTGAACCGGTTGAAGAAGCTGATGGAGGACGAGTCCTACCGCAACATGGTGCTCAGTAAACTCAACAGGAACTTCAACCGCAAGTCCACGCCCAACGACAAAGTTGATGACGTG TTCGTAAGCAAGCCGATATGGAAGGGCATGTTGAAGGTGCTTCAGGCCGTAGTGCACGGGCTGGAGCACACGTATTCCAACTTCGGCCTGGGCGGCATGGCGTCGGTGTTCCAGCTGGCGGAGATGGCGCACACGCACTACTGGAGCAAGGAGCTGGCGGCGCTCGAGCCCTGCGTGCTGCCGGGCTCCGCACTCGCAGACTATAGGCACAATTTAGACACGCCTTCGTCTACGTCGTCATCGAGGAAGAGCTCGCAAGCGG ATGTTCCGATAGTCAACTATCCCGATATGGACTCCGCCGACGTTCAAAGCACTGCAGAAATGTTTAAAGACATGCTCAACCAGAAGAGGAACCTTCTCTTCAGTAAACTGACTTCATTCGACTCggac GCGGCGCCGTCGTCCGACTGTTCGGCCGACGAGAGCGGCTCGATCACCACCAACCGAGCCAATCTCCTTGACCACCGCGCCTCCTTTAAGTCCAACCTCTCTGACACTGACGTCATGTTCCTCAAT GTGGGTCGCGCCGGCGGGGCGGGGAAGCCGCGCGCGGCGAGCGTGTTCTCTTCAAAGTCCTCTCTCAGCGGGTATCGGCCGCCGGTCGGCGTGCCTGTCACTTCGCCGCTCACTTCGCCTGATACCGCCAGGACTTATCTTTATCAGGGACTTATTG GTAAAGAAAGGTCAAACCTTTGGGACCAAATGCAATTTTGGGAGGACGCTTTCCTCGACGCCGTGAGTCAAGAGCGGGATATGATAGGCATGGACCAGGGAGCGAACGAGATGATGGAGAGGTACAAGTGTCTCAGTGAGACGGAGAGAAAACGCCTCGAACATGAAGAGGACAGACTGCTGTCCACCGCTCTATACAACTTGACTGCGGCGATGGTTCTGTTCGGAGTTGAAGCGGATATCACACGGAACAAAGTGCGGAGGTTGCTCGCTAAGAGTCACATCGGGCTTGTGTACAGTCAGGAAGTCAATCACCTACTTGATGTCGTCCATACTTTG CATGGAAACGACATCGAGCTAAAGCCGCTGGGGTCCCGCTTGCTGCGGCGCGCGACGTTCACCGTGCACGAGGCTGACGCGGCCGGAGAACTGCGCTTCATGGAGGTTCGCGACGACGGCCTCATACTACGCTCCACGCAAG gTACAATTGTGGAACGATGGTGGTACGAGCGCCTCGTCAACATGACTTACAGTCCGAAAATACGAGTTTTGTGTCTTTGGAGGAAAAATGGTGGCCAGACGcagttacataaatattatactaaaaag TGTAAAGCCCTGTACTACTGCATTAAGGAGGCGATGGAGAAGAGTGGGCGACGGCAGGACGCGGCCGAGCTGGGGGGGGAGTTCCCGGTGCAAGACTGCGCCTCGGGGGAGGGCGGCCTCATACAG GTGTGCATGGAAGGCGTCGGTCTTCTGTTCCACCACAGCAAG GATTTCGAG TTCTTTGTGCGGCTCGATCATATTCGAAAATGCTTCACACAGAACAGCGGTATCTTCGTTTTAGAAGAATTta ATCCAAAAACCAGACAAATAATTCAAAGGAAGTACAAATCTATAATG GCTGAGAAAGTAGTGCTTGATCTTCACCGTTTCTTCTCCATATGGCTTTCTCGGTACTTTGTCGAGAGCAATGGAATAGAGCAATATGCACCTTACGTTTCATGA
- the Rab3-GEF gene encoding MAP kinase-activating death domain protein isoform X11, whose protein sequence is MDIQKQQLCPRLVDYLTIVGAKPYTSGKGLAPVQAPELLRRYPLTNHDDFPLPLDMVYFCQPEGCVSVGPRRAPGHPASRDCSSFVFTLTDKDSGKTRYGICVNFYRGVERAPAAGGRERVLRRESWRKSMEKSSDSAFSSDYRSSNVAPSDSERDCSATLAPRVAAADSESGGSHSPSPRAARKRQRIRNHSLTSLCLLSHHPFFSTFRECLFILKKLIDACNESSSPRRVGASRQIFRDTVWSVLTGQAYDNTPTIVLHDVKEIETWILRLLSAPVPVPGKTRIELEVLSPTAHAPLLFALPDHTRFALVDFPLHLPLELLGVDTCLKVLTLILLENKVVVQSRDYNALSMSVMALVAMLYPLEYMFPAIPLLPCCMSCAEQLLLAPTPFLIGIPATFLTYKKNFRLPDDIWLVDLDATKLISPTGSDQDLPPLPEPEGSVLKNHLKQAMHLMGYAGAGALNSLTNTTAEQASALLMPSRRDSVGGATLKVQPASLRPTASGAQSAPHSSPESRRVSLSASAGHTPQRLSLASPQAQPFNALIYGNDVDSVDVATRVAMVRFFNSQNILANFMEHTRTLRLYPRPVVAFQINSFLRSRPRTTSFLNKFARTQAVEFLAEWSLTPCNVAFLRVQTGVFDPRQIGDKPKWFADSLQPIRFPVWDDGSSLNGALRQLQRQENQPTDESGSDSEGAESTSSSYSSLSDFVSEMVSSDLSPGGNPHQQHVIGETYSAVVQVPMTLSSSLDPKTVYSPPSSLMFGGSEGPARRSPSPSPTPSASSSDRSELSDDEPPALARPHDRAPPVKKSDTDSGSFGRESDSNSTTTPKTIVSRKQQDSSTSDSERALTPSHRTTHAKSTSSGVSRQASQTSLLEQFAAQAKELVRETTRQSSQEGLLAHMDKKGKVTDGEEKKMFAPFGQLTLHAKKAAEEASKSMQEASKSALEASKTATAVSKNTFEDLTYVSKSTFGDLTKSAKEVAAKKGLLIKGDSQDSTGSGNRRDSTALQTTNLLATTHRDFFSNISSDLNGLAASTSSMFSDFFGSKGKQTKPSESVSGSSATFGPFSQGARGLVQRSPLIRHAPPAAPPEPPHARPSANSENQAFLNDLVQHVLEGEGVGWLKLNRLKKLMEDESYRNMVLSKLNRNFNRKSTPNDKVDDVFVSKPIWKGMLKVLQAVVHGLEHTYSNFGLGGMASVFQLAEMAHTHYWSKELAALEPCVLPGSALADYRHNLDTPSSTSSSRKSSQADVPIVNYPDMDSADVQSTAEMFKDMLNQKRNLLFSKLTSFDSDAAPSSDCSADESGSITTNRANLLDHRASFKSNLSDTDVMFLNVGRAGGAGKPRAASVFSSKSSLSGYRPPVGVPVTSPLTSPDTARTYLYQGLIGKERSNLWDQMQFWEDAFLDAVSQERDMIGMDQGANEMMERYKCLSETERKRLEHEEDRLLSTALYNLTAAMVLFGVEADITRNKVRRLLAKSHIGLVYSQEVNHLLDVVHTLHGNDIELKPLGSRLLRRATFTVHEADAAGELRFMEVRDDGLILRSTQGTIVERWWYERLVNMTYSPKIRVLCLWRKNGGQTQLHKYYTKKCKALYYCIKEAMEKSGRRQDAAELGGEFPVQDCASGEGGLIQVCMEGVGLLFHHSKVDRCPSDLRIPSPYDVHVLLSATGRSPALR, encoded by the exons TGACTATAGGAGCAGCAACGTGGCGCCGAGCGACTCGGAGCGCGACTGCAGCGCGACGCTGGCGCCGCGCGTCGCGGCCGCAGACTCCGAGAGCGGCGGCTCGCACTCGCCCAGCCCGCGCGCTGCCAGGAAGCGACAG CGAATACGGAACCACTCCCTAACATCGTTGTGCCTCCTGTCCCATCACCCATTCTTCTCCACATTCCGAGAGTGCCTATTTATCCTAAAGAAGTTAATAGATGCGTGCAACGAGTCTTCCAGTCCACGGCGTGTTGGGGCGTCCAGACAAATATTTAG GGATACAGTATGGTCGGTATTGACCGGACAGGCGTATGACAACACACCTACAATAGTTCTCCACGACGTGAAAGAGATAGAAACCTGGATCCTGCGGCTTTTATCTGCGCCAGTACCGGTGCCAGGCAAGACAAGGATAGAACTAGAAGTGCTATCGCCAACTGCGCACGCGCCGCTTTTGTTCGCGCTGCCCGATCATACGCGATTTGCGCTAGTTGATTTCCCTCTACATTTGCCTTTGGAACTTTTGG GCGTGGACACGTGCTTGAAAGTGCTAACTCTGATCCTGCTGGAAAACAAAGTGGTCGTCCAATCCAGAGACTACAACGCATTGTCTATGTCTGTCATGGCGCTGGTCGCCATGTTGTATCCCTTGGAGTACATGTTCCCGGCGATCCCACTGCTGCCATGTTGTATGAGCTGCGCCGAACAGCTGTTACTGGCACCCACACCCTTCCTCATTGGAATACCAGCAACGTTCCTAACCTATAAGAAGAATTTTAg ATTACCTGATGACATATGGCTTGTGGATTTGGATGCAACGAAACTTATTTCTCCAACTGGAAGCGATCAAGACCTGCCACCGTTGCCCGAACCAGAAGGTTCAGTGCTTAAAAACCACCTGAAACAG GCCATGCATCTCATGGGATACGCCGGAGCtggt GCTCTGAACAGTTTGACGAACACGACCGCGGAGCAAGCCTCTGCGCTTCTGATGCCGTCCAGAAGAGATAGCGTTGGAGGTGCAACGTTGAA GGTGCAGCCCGCGTCGCTCCGGCCAACGGCGTCGGGCGCGCAGTCGGCGCCGCACAGCAGCCCCGAGAGCCGCCGCGTGTCGCTGAGCGCCAGCGCCGGCCACACGCCGCAGCGGCTGTCGCTGGCCTCGCCGCAAGCGCAGCCCTTCAACGCGCTCATATATGGCAACGATGTCGACTCTGTCGACGTCGCAACGAGGGTCGCCATG GTGCGCTTCTTCAACTCTCAAAACATCTTAGCCAACTTTATGGAGCACACGCGGACTCTGCGACTGTACCCGAGACCGGTCGTGGCGTTCCAAATCAACAGTTTTCTGCGTTCGCGTCCTAGAACCACGTCCTTCCTTAATAAGTTCGCGAGAACTCAG GCTGTAGAGTTCTTAGCGGAATGGTCGCTGACGCCCTGCAACGTGGCGTTCCTCAGGGTACAAACTGGGGTGTTTGACCCTCGGCAAATTGGGGACAAACCGAAATGGTTCGCCGACTCCTTGCAGCCCATCCGCTTCCCCGTGTGGGACGACGGCAGCTCACTCAACGGCGCGCTGAGACAACTACAGAGGCAGGAGAACCAACCTACCG ATGAGAGCGGGTCAGACTCCGAAGGGGCAGAGAGCACAAGCTCGTCGTACTCATCCCTCAGTGACTTTGTATCCGAAATGGTTTCGTCCGATTTATCACCCg GTGGCAACCCACATCAGCAACACGTGATTGGTGAAACGTACAGCGCAGTGGTGCAGGTTCCGATGACTTTGTCTTCTTCTTTGGATCCAAAAACG GTGTATTCGCCGCCGTCGTCCCTCATGTTCGGAGGGTCGGAGGGTCCGGCGCGGCGGTCGCCCTCCCCCTCCCCGACGCCCTCCGCGTCCAGCTCCGACCGCAGCGAGCTGTCGGACGACGAGCCGCCAGCCTTGGCTCGTCCGCACGACCGTGCGCCCCCCGTCAAGAAAAGC GACACGGACAGCGGGAGTTTCGGGCGCGAGTCTGACTCAAACTCGACGACGACGCCGAAAACGATCGTCAGCCGCAAGCAGCAGGACAGCAGCACCAGTGACTCCGAGCGGGCCCTCACGCCCTCGCACCGGACCACGCACGCCAAG AGCACAAGCAGCGGCGTGTCCCGGCAAGCGTCGCAGACGTCGCTGCTGGAGCAGTTCGCGGCGCAGGCCAAGGAGCTCGTGCGGGAGACCACGCGCCAGAGTAGCCAGGAGGGCTTGCTGGCTCACATGGACAAG AAAGGAAAAGTGACTGATGGCGAAGAGAAGAAAATGTTTGCTCCTTTCGGTCAG TTAACGCTGCATGCCAAAAAAGCGGCAGAAGAAGCATCTAAAAGTATGCAAGAGGCATCGAAATCAGCGTTAGAAGCTAGCAAAACAGCGACCGCAGTCAGTAAGAACACCTTTGAAGACCTCACCTACGTCAGCAAGTCTACCTTCGGAGATCTCACTAAAAGCGCTAAAGAAGTTGCTGCGAAAAAAGGACTTCTAATCAAG GGTGACAGTCAAGACTCGACGGGTAGCGGCAATCGACGCGACTCGACGGCACTCCAAACTACTAATCTACTTGCGACCACGCACCGGGATTTCTTCTCCAACATTAGTTCCGATCTGAATGGGCTCGCAGCCTCCACTTCTAGCATGTTCAGTGACTTTTTCGGTTCTAAGG GCAAGCAGACGAAGCCCTCGGAGTCTGTGTCCGGGTCGTCGGCGACGTTTGGTCCGTTCTCGCAGGGCGCGCGCGGGCTGGTGCAGCGCTCGCCGCTCATCCGCCAcgcgccgcccgccgcccCGCCCGAGCCGCCGCACGCCAGGCCCTCCGCCAACTCCGAGAACCAGGCCTTCCTCAACGAT CTGGTACAGCATGTCCTGGAGGGCGAAGGCGTAGGTTGGCTGAAGCTGAACCGGTTGAAGAAGCTGATGGAGGACGAGTCCTACCGCAACATGGTGCTCAGTAAACTCAACAGGAACTTCAACCGCAAGTCCACGCCCAACGACAAAGTTGATGACGTG TTCGTAAGCAAGCCGATATGGAAGGGCATGTTGAAGGTGCTTCAGGCCGTAGTGCACGGGCTGGAGCACACGTATTCCAACTTCGGCCTGGGCGGCATGGCGTCGGTGTTCCAGCTGGCGGAGATGGCGCACACGCACTACTGGAGCAAGGAGCTGGCGGCGCTCGAGCCCTGCGTGCTGCCGGGCTCCGCACTCGCAGACTATAGGCACAATTTAGACACGCCTTCGTCTACGTCGTCATCGAGGAAGAGCTCGCAAGCGG ATGTTCCGATAGTCAACTATCCCGATATGGACTCCGCCGACGTTCAAAGCACTGCAGAAATGTTTAAAGACATGCTCAACCAGAAGAGGAACCTTCTCTTCAGTAAACTGACTTCATTCGACTCggac GCGGCGCCGTCGTCCGACTGTTCGGCCGACGAGAGCGGCTCGATCACCACCAACCGAGCCAATCTCCTTGACCACCGCGCCTCCTTTAAGTCCAACCTCTCTGACACTGACGTCATGTTCCTCAAT GTGGGTCGCGCCGGCGGGGCGGGGAAGCCGCGCGCGGCGAGCGTGTTCTCTTCAAAGTCCTCTCTCAGCGGGTATCGGCCGCCGGTCGGCGTGCCTGTCACTTCGCCGCTCACTTCGCCTGATACCGCCAGGACTTATCTTTATCAGGGACTTATTG GTAAAGAAAGGTCAAACCTTTGGGACCAAATGCAATTTTGGGAGGACGCTTTCCTCGACGCCGTGAGTCAAGAGCGGGATATGATAGGCATGGACCAGGGAGCGAACGAGATGATGGAGAGGTACAAGTGTCTCAGTGAGACGGAGAGAAAACGCCTCGAACATGAAGAGGACAGACTGCTGTCCACCGCTCTATACAACTTGACTGCGGCGATGGTTCTGTTCGGAGTTGAAGCGGATATCACACGGAACAAAGTGCGGAGGTTGCTCGCTAAGAGTCACATCGGGCTTGTGTACAGTCAGGAAGTCAATCACCTACTTGATGTCGTCCATACTTTG CATGGAAACGACATCGAGCTAAAGCCGCTGGGGTCCCGCTTGCTGCGGCGCGCGACGTTCACCGTGCACGAGGCTGACGCGGCCGGAGAACTGCGCTTCATGGAGGTTCGCGACGACGGCCTCATACTACGCTCCACGCAAG gTACAATTGTGGAACGATGGTGGTACGAGCGCCTCGTCAACATGACTTACAGTCCGAAAATACGAGTTTTGTGTCTTTGGAGGAAAAATGGTGGCCAGACGcagttacataaatattatactaaaaag TGTAAAGCCCTGTACTACTGCATTAAGGAGGCGATGGAGAAGAGTGGGCGACGGCAGGACGCGGCCGAGCTGGGGGGGGAGTTCCCGGTGCAAGACTGCGCCTCGGGGGAGGGCGGCCTCATACAG GTGTGCATGGAAGGCGTCGGTCTTCTGTTCCACCACAGCAAG gtTGACCGTTGTCCATCTGATTTACGTATACCTAGTCCATACGATGTGCATGTGCTATTGTCTGCCACCGGCCGTTCGCCAGCGCTCCGCTAG